The following proteins are co-located in the Halarcobacter sp. genome:
- a CDS encoding fructose-specific PTS transporter subunit EIIC, whose translation MAKLVAITACPTGIAHTFMAASALEKFAQDNGHEIKVETQGSVGAKNKLTQSEIENADVVIIAADTHVEMERFDGKRFFETSTAEAIKNTTEVLQNALRSTKIHSNSGKNHDASLKQKVTEIKEDRKTQTTGAYKHLLTGVSYMLPIVVAGGLLIALSFVFGIEAFKEEGTLAAALMNIGGGAAFHIMVAVLSGYIAFSIADRPGLAPGLIGGMLASNIEAGFLGGIISGFLAGYVAKLIVENIKLPENFEGLMPVLVVPLLATLVVGLVMIYIVGEPVSYINEALKNFLEGMSGSNAILIGLILGLMMAFDMGGPVNKAAYTVSVGLLANGVTAPMAAAMAAGMTPPLGIFIATMIAKNKFDAAEHQAGKAAGVLGICFITEGAIPFAVKDPLRVIPSLMLGSGLTGAMSMGFGCTLAAPHGGIFVLAIPNAVTNLGMYAFSILAGALVTAIALSVLKKPITSK comes from the coding sequence ATGGCAAAGTTAGTAGCAATTACAGCTTGTCCGACAGGAATAGCACACACTTTCATGGCAGCATCTGCTTTAGAAAAGTTTGCACAAGATAATGGACATGAGATAAAAGTAGAAACGCAAGGTTCAGTGGGTGCAAAAAATAAATTAACACAAAGTGAAATAGAAAATGCAGATGTGGTAATTATAGCAGCTGATACACACGTGGAAATGGAAAGATTTGATGGTAAAAGATTTTTTGAAACTTCAACAGCAGAAGCTATAAAAAATACAACAGAAGTTTTACAAAATGCTTTAAGATCTACAAAAATACATTCAAATAGTGGAAAAAATCATGATGCTTCACTAAAACAAAAAGTTACTGAAATAAAAGAAGATAGAAAAACACAAACAACAGGAGCTTATAAACATCTTTTAACAGGTGTTTCTTATATGTTACCAATTGTTGTTGCTGGTGGTTTATTAATAGCACTTTCTTTTGTTTTTGGTATTGAAGCATTTAAAGAAGAAGGAACTTTAGCAGCAGCATTAATGAATATTGGTGGTGGAGCAGCTTTTCATATAATGGTAGCAGTTCTTTCTGGATATATTGCATTTTCAATTGCAGATAGACCGGGACTTGCTCCAGGTTTAATCGGAGGGATGTTAGCTTCAAATATTGAAGCAGGATTTTTAGGTGGTATTATTTCAGGGTTTTTAGCTGGATATGTGGCAAAATTAATAGTTGAAAATATAAAATTACCTGAAAATTTTGAAGGTTTAATGCCTGTATTAGTTGTTCCTTTACTTGCTACACTTGTAGTTGGTTTGGTTATGATTTATATTGTAGGGGAGCCTGTTTCTTATATTAATGAAGCTTTAAAAAACTTCTTAGAAGGGATGAGTGGTTCAAATGCAATTTTAATAGGACTCATTTTAGGTCTAATGATGGCCTTTGATATGGGGGGACCTGTTAATAAAGCAGCCTATACTGTATCTGTTGGACTTCTTGCAAACGGAGTGACTGCACCAATGGCAGCAGCAATGGCTGCAGGAATGACACCTCCATTAGGAATTTTTATTGCTACAATGATTGCTAAAAATAAATTTGATGCCGCAGAACATCAAGCAGGAAAAGCAGCTGGAGTTTTAGGTATTTGTTTTATTACAGAAGGTGCAATACCTTTTGCTGTAAAAGATCCTTTAAGAGTTATTCCATCTTTAATGTTAGGTTCGGGTTTAACGGGTGCTATGAGTATGGGATTTGGTTGTACTTTAGCCGCTCCACATGGTGGAATCTTTGTATTAGCTATTCCAAATGCAGTTACTAATTTAGGAATGTACGCTTTTTCTATTTTAGCTGGAGCTCTTGTTACAGCTATTGCTTTATCTGTATTAAAAAAACCAATCACTTCAAAATAA
- the pfkB gene encoding 1-phosphofructokinase has protein sequence MLDVLTITLNPAIDQTANIDNFQIDKVNRVSNFQNDPGGKGINVAAYLAVSKLKVGATGFLGVDNPSLFKKLFRDLEIEDKFIYVSGSTRTNVKVVDESNQTVTDINQSGFEIDINRLEKLEKVLFTSKQASWYVFSGSLPSGLGSDIYKRWIEKAHELGIKVALDASFEALKEAISTKPDLIKPNHHELMELVNKELSSIEEYIFEAKELVKKGIELVCISLGKDGALLINKDEVYYSKGKNVKVKTTVGAGDAMLSGLVLGQIKELSLEESLKKGTAFSMNAVETVGPYLSNKEKIKSYYDDIKVKKITN, from the coding sequence AATTGACCAAACAGCAAACATTGATAATTTTCAAATTGATAAGGTTAATAGGGTTTCAAATTTTCAAAATGATCCTGGTGGAAAAGGTATAAATGTAGCTGCTTATCTTGCTGTTTCAAAACTAAAAGTTGGAGCAACAGGATTTTTAGGAGTTGATAATCCAAGTTTATTTAAAAAACTTTTTAGGGATTTAGAAATTGAAGACAAGTTTATATATGTTTCAGGTTCAACTAGAACTAATGTAAAAGTTGTTGATGAAAGTAATCAAACTGTTACAGATATAAATCAAAGTGGTTTTGAAATTGATATAAATCGTTTAGAAAAATTAGAAAAAGTATTATTTACTTCGAAACAAGCTTCTTGGTATGTTTTTTCAGGAAGTTTACCTTCTGGTTTAGGTTCAGATATTTATAAAAGATGGATAGAAAAAGCACATGAATTAGGGATAAAAGTAGCTTTAGACGCAAGTTTTGAGGCTTTAAAAGAAGCTATAAGTACTAAACCTGACTTAATAAAACCAAATCATCATGAATTAATGGAATTAGTAAATAAAGAATTATCCTCAATTGAAGAATATATTTTTGAGGCAAAAGAATTAGTAAAAAAAGGTATAGAATTGGTTTGTATCTCTTTGGGTAAAGATGGAGCTTTATTGATAAATAAAGATGAGGTTTATTATTCAAAAGGGAAAAATGTAAAAGTAAAAACTACTGTTGGTGCAGGTGATGCAATGCTTTCAGGTTTAGTTTTAGGACAAATAAAAGAGCTTAGCTTAGAAGAAAGCTTAAAAAAAGGAACAGCATTTTCTATGAATGCAGTAGAAACAGTTGGGCCTTATCTTTCAAATAAGGAGAAGATTAAGAGTTACTATGACGATATAAAGGTAAAAAAAATCACTAATTAA